The sequence below is a genomic window from Pelecanus crispus isolate bPelCri1 chromosome 10, bPelCri1.pri, whole genome shotgun sequence.
AGAGTCCCGAAGCCCCTCAGGATGCTACGTTGtggtgggggtccccggggtgggCTCATgtggggggcttttttttggggtgcagggagatgGGGGGGTAGAACTGAGGTGGCCATGCATTGCTCCAGGATCTGCAGgccccagggacagggacagtgTCACGGCAAGGGGACGGGGCGAGGCCAGCAGTGCCCTGGAGGTGGCAGCAGAgaccccgctgcctgcaccgctGCCTGCACCGCCTGCCTGCACCGCTGCCTGCACCGCTGCCTGCACCGCCTGCCCAGGCACCCCTCTGCCCCTCTTTGCCGGGTCGGCCCCTCGGGCGGTGCGGGAGGCAGggagattttggggggggtcctgtTTGCTGCGGAGtcaggggtgcggggggagccTGGCATGTCGCGGGGCGGTGGGAACCGCGCTAAGCCGGCCCCGAGGTGTCAAAGTTGGCATGGCCGTGCcagccgggggggccgggcggtGGGCAGAGGGGGGGCGTCCCCGGGAATGCAACCCCTCCTCGCCCGTTTGGCTCCTGGCCCCGGGTTATACGACCTGCTCTTGGATAGGGCTGATGGAAAAACCCCGGCGAAAGCGGGGGGATTCCTGCCGGGAAGGAGCCGAGCCGCATCCAGCCCTGCCGAGCCGCGGGTCCTGCGGGAGAAGGGGCTCGGCAGCCTCCGGCCGGGGGCACCGCGGCAGCCCGGGGACCGGAGCATCCCTCGCCACCCTGAGGGTGGCCTGAGAGCCCCCCGTCCCTCCTGCTCACAGCTGCAACCGTTTCCCCAAGAATTTGCTGACGAGTTTGTTCTTGGGAGGAATTTGCTCTGGAAAAGCCTGGAGAAACCTGAGCCTGGCTGCTTCCCAGCGcgggccctgcctgctcctgtcCCTCGTCCCCGCGGTGGATCCACAGGAcatggctgggacccccaagaGCTGCGTGGCCTTGGGGTGGGCCGGCTGGACCCTGGCTATGTCAGGCTGCTCCGAACGGTaggaagcagagaggagcagtGGGTTTGAGCCAAAAGGAGGGACATTTGGTTTATTATCGAATGagacccctgcagccccaggcagtgTGCCAGCAGcactccctgccccagcatctCCCGGTGACATTTGCTTCCGCCGTGACATAACCCGTATTCCCGTCCCCACCAGCCCCAATGCCACTCGACAACCCTCCCTGATATGGTGTGCATTGAGTCACTTGGCCCAGGGCTTTTTTTCCAGGGTGGGTTTTATCCTTGGCCTCGACTGCTGGAAGCCCCAGATCCCTGTGGGGTTGTCCAGGAGATCTGCCCAGGGCCGGGGGATGGGTCAGTGAGGGCAGGAGCAGTGGGGCACCCTGGACTGGCCATGAAGGCTCTGCCATCGGGGCACATCCTGATGACAGAGCTCTGGAGGGATGCTCTGGCTGTGGGTCTGTCGGGAGCATCCACAGACTCCTGGCTTCAATGGGACCATCACGGGGGGGGGAAAATGGTGATGGGGAACAATCCACCAGGTAGGGAGGAGGGGGCTCTGATGCTTGAGGCTTGCTGCACCTGCAAAGCCCAATTTCAGGAGCTTCACTGGGCTTCGGGCaagtgaggagaaaggagggatAACCTGCCAGCATGGGCGAAGAGCCAGGAATGTGATTTACCCCAGTGCCAGGCCATGCAGGCAACCACCCTTTTCACCCCAAATCTGCTCCCTGCAACCAGAGCCGCAAGATCCTGGTGCAGCCAGGGGCTGCGCTGATTGAATCAAGGTGTGATTGAGCACAGGTCCTGGTTAAGCACAGGTTAGATCTTCCACCCCTCATTCATAGCTGCTAGTATTTATTAGCACATTCAACAGCCTCATTAAGCAGGAGGTTTAATTACCTGCCAGGTTTCAGCTCTATCTTGTTTagctgcactgcactgcactgcactgatcTGCCCATGGCTTCCAGGTGCTGGGTTGTGTTGCACCACAGCTGGAGCTTTCCCTGCTCCGATCTGTGGCTGGATTTTACCTCTGGCCAGAGGATCTCCATCCAGAGATGTGGCCTCTCCCCACCTCGTGCATGGCAGACGCTGCAGCGATGCTTGGGTGAATCCAGGCACCCAGATGGGGCGAGTGACATGCCAGGCGCCCGGGCCATGGCACGTGGGAGaaggagccagggctggggtcCTCGTGTGTGTGGGAAGGACAACAGCATCAGGGCCTATCCCCCTTGCCCCACTGCCAAGGGCAAGAGAAGCAAACAACTAGCAACCATCGCCGGCCCCACTTTTCAGCAGTGCCTGGGATTTAAGCACTGgctctgtttctgtgctggACAGGAGCTGTGTGGGCTGAAAGTGGCATCTGGGGCCAGGCTTGCCCCACCGCTTTGCCCGTTgcgtggggcaggggcaggcaagGGTGCGCTTGGTGCAGGGATGCCCAAATGCGCAGGTGATGCCTCATGCCAAGGTGAGGAAGCGGGCCATggcgggggcagcccggggggctcagcacccctGGCTGGGTCACCTACAGCCCGTCCCTTCTCTGCTCAGGCTGTGAACCGGCTCTGGGGGTGCACGTAGGAAAACCGCAGCCCCCTCCTTGACTTTTTCCCTGCTCCgaaagcagctgcagccccagctgctcgGAAACTCATGGATGCGGGGCCTGAAAACCTGCAGCATGCTGGGACTGTGCTCGATGGGCCGGGTGAGAGGAGCCAGGGAGGGAGACAGCCCTGAGccaaggggctgggggccgcggagggggagcgggaggcaaggccaaaggCAGAGCCGGCAGGAAACCCCCCTCTGCGGCAGGGGGACGGAGGGGGGGGTTTGGCCGGCAAAGGTGGATTTAGGGGGGCTGAAGCCTGGCATATTTTCCATCGTCAACCACGGCTGGATTCGCAACGTGACTGAGTGAAAGCCCCGGAGCCCGGAACGAATTTGCAGGAGGGTgttggaaagcaaaagcagatttttgcAGCGTGGTGAAGGAAACCAGATCCTCCGAGGGGTCCTGCAACGGCTTTGCTTCGCCTGAGCTTCACTGGGGAAGCAAATCCCACACATTCCTTGCCTGGAGGAGGGGAGCGGGCTGTGGGATCCCCCCGGCACAGCAGCAAGAGCAAGATGCAAATGCAGGGTCTGTTTGTGCTGCAAAGGCACACCGTGTCCCTTGCTCCTCGGAgccagggaaactgaggcagggagcgGTGAGGCAGCTTGCTGGACGGCTCTGGAGCTCCAGCCTCGTGCACACAGATTTTGCACTGCCATGGCGTTGAGCAGCCCCAACACTGCTCCTGACGGCTCCACTCCAGCCAAGGTAATGCCATTGCTTGCACCCCAATACCCCCTTCATACCTGGCTCCCAGGGTGGGATGAGTACAGACATCCCCCAGGAATTATCCCTCCGTTTAATTACAGCAGCTGCTCAGTGTTTCAGCCCGTGTTCCCACCCAAATTACATGTTGAGAGATGCTTTTGCCCACTTCCCCAGCCATGCCCACCCCTGGCTTTTTCCCTCCCATTCACTTGTCCCCACGGACCCCTGCAAAGTTGATCtttgccccccaccccggttccctcctgccccatggaTGGAGCTGGGCATCAGCACAGGTCCCGATGCACGGCTTGGGATGACCCCAGTGTCGGGGCCTGCGGGGAGGTGTCGGGGGGCCGGAGCGgcacagccccggggccggggtgcGGCGGCTGGCGGGACCCCGGCAGGGAAGGGGTGCCGGCCAGCCCGGGTCCCGGTCCAGGGAtggcggcgggcccggggaggggcggggggacTCACGTTTCGCTGACATCACGGCGGGTGCCGGAGCAGCCgggggacagcagcagccccgccGCCACGGCCGCTGCGCACCCGCGCCCGAAACCGCCGCTCCCCGCACCGGCACCTCCGGTAAGTGACGGCTGCCGGCGGGGTGGCCCCCGGGGGACGCCGTGCCCCTTCCCAGGACTCAGCCAGGACCCCCAGCGCCTGCACCCCGGACTTGGGGAGCCAGAGACTAACTTTGCAGTtatcctccccccccccgccgcttcCCTGGTCCCCCACATCCATCGGGGGCTGGAGTCTGTACAGACCGAGGtagggagggctgggggcgggggggctccgGCACACGGACCCCCGGCCCCTTTCCACCCCTGGGGGGCTCGGTGGTCTCTGGTAAACAGGTCAAAGCTTCACGGTTTGTTATCCGGggggtgcatgtgtgtgtaacCCACCGACCTGGCCATCCCcatcaccccaccccagctctgGGCTGTGTTAGCCCCGGAGGGTGGAGGGTCTGCGgggtgcagctgggggggctgcagcctgcccttTGGTGCTGTTCCcacaggaggggagggggcagctcagctgcctgggtcccctccccagccccactcactTGCGCTGGgtggccctggggcaggggaccGTGATTTCACTCCATCTCAGGGAAGGCAGCCAGGGTGTAACTGGGGGCCGGGGCGTGGTTACAAAGAGGTTCAGTTCATCGTCACCCCCTCTGGGGACAGGATCCGAGACCCCACGTGTACCCCCAGCAGAGATGAGAAGTCTGGTACAGATCTGCCTCTCTGCTTACCCGGGGTGGAGCAGTAAtgcaggtttggggtttggggacagggaccctgCTGTGCCAGTACAGGCTGACCACGCTGGGACTGCTGCCACTCTGCTGACTGCCCACTTGTGCGCTGACTTGCCCCGTGCTCAGCCTCAGTTGCCTGTGTGATGACTGAGGGGGTCACAGAGCTTTCTTGGGGGTCTGTTTCTTCCCCTGCTTAGGCAGGTGGTGCCTAAAAAGAGGGGTTACAgcacagggaggggaggaggacaAAGGCAAGCGTGACCTGGAGCATCGTCCTGGCTTGGCTCCTCTTGGCTGGCTGCCTCCAGCATGGAAAGAGCCCCTTGTCTGCAGGATCGGCCACTCCACTGAACTTGTCTGGAtggtgagggaggaaaaaagggctCATGATTCTTGCAAAGcaatggggaaaggaaaagggcgCCTGGCTTGAGAGTGGCTTCCTGAGAGGAGCTGAGGAGCAGGGTACAAACCAGCTGAGCCATGACGGTGTAGAACAGCCTGTCCGgccccccaccagccctgtggcTCCCCAGGCCAGGGGTCAGAGCAGGCTGAACTCTGTCTGCTGGGCTGTCAGAGAAGAAGGATGAAACCTGCTGGGTCTGGGGTCAGCAGCCCCGTCCCACCGGAGGATGCTCAGTGTcttggggcaggagctgggagagcagggTGGGAATGACattgctgtggggctgggggtgagaGGGGCTGAGATTGACCCTCCCCTGCACATCATGCAGTACTGCAGCTCAGGGCAAGCCAGCTGGGAACCAGAGGGCTGGGAGATGCTCCCTGCACTGGTAACACACGTCCTCCCTCCTCGCAGGCCAGGATGGCTCCTTGGATCTAGCCAGGGAGGCCAGAGCAGTGCTGGAGATCCCTGTCCAAGTGATGCTGGGACCGGGACAGAGGAGCTGCCGCGAGGATGTCTGAAGCCAAGATCCTGAGCTCCTCTTGCCTCGTGCTTTCCTTGCTCTCCTTGCACTGGGCTTCGCTCCAGCTGGGCCAGGCTTTTCCCAGCACCTCTGACTACCTccagcggggctggcagcggctgctggaggaaggggagggctGCGCCAAGTGCCGGCCAGAGGAGTGCCCAGCGCCGCGCGGGTGCCTGGCTGGCACGGTGCGGGATGCCTGTGACTGCTGCTGGGAGTGTGCCAACCTGGAGGGACAGATCTGTGACCTGGACAACACCAACCACTTCTACGGCAAGTGCGGGGAGCACCTGGAGTGCCGGCTGGATGCTGGGGACCTGCGGCATGGAGAGGTGCCCGAGCCCCAGTGCGCCTGCCTCTCCCACCTGGCCCTCTGCGGCTCCGACGGCAAAACCTACGCCCAGATCTGCAGGTTCCTGGAGGTCGCCCGTGCCCACCCTGATGCCAACCTCACCGTGGCCCATGAGGGTCCCTGCGAGTCAGGTAGTGCCCCAGGAACAGCTGTGTGGGCAGTGGGATGTAGGTTTGTACCTCTTGGGAAGGGACAAGCAAGGGAGCCTGGTTTAAATATTTCACCTGGTGGCAAACCCACAACATCTGCAGGGATATGGCAGCACCAGAGGCTGGGTACAGGGTACCCACCCTCCGGGGTCCCtctccccccgtccccccagctctgctgctacGGGGCAGCCCCTGCAGATCTGGCACCTGGAGAGGTCTCGGAGTTCCTTTGCCAAGTGGCAGCAGGGTTTATGAGAAGCAGCAAatcatgctggagcagatgggGAAGTTCCAGGGAACTGTTAGCAAATTCTTGGCGGCAGTGCTGGACTCACGCTGGCCCGGCGCTCCCGAGAAACACGGCTGCCTCCTGCAAATGAAAACCTGGGTCGTTTTGACTTGGTTGCACGATTTCCATCTCCAGTTTaaaacctggggggggggggggggcagacaGTGGTGGGGAGATCACGCCCCAGCCTGCCCAGTCCACGTAGGTCGCCCAGTACTGTCACCACAGCCTGAGGGGTGTCAAGGTtgactttattttctgtagatCATCACGTCCTTGAGGTTTTTCCCCCAGGTATATTTGGAGGTGGAGGCCTTCCCTTGACCTCTGGTTCATGCTATGGGCCAGATCCTGGAGCAGGTGTGGGTAGGAAGGGTTGTCCTTACTCCATCCCTTTAGGGAAGGGATGTgggacctggaggtgttggcTCCATACAGCAGCTGGGGACCTGCTGGCTCCCTTAATAGCTGGCACAagccccatgccagagcagaggCCTTGTTCGGCTGGAAGCTCATCCATTTCATTCATCCCCACCAACCTCAGGTTGGATGAGTGCCCCTCGGCCTTTCCCCCGCAGGAGGAGCGTGCCCCATTTGCACAGGAGAGCTTCGCTTTGTAGCGTTGCTGTTGCTGAACTGGTCCTGCAGCCCATGTGTCCCTGAGCATCACTTTGCAGATGGGGAAAGCGAGgccaggagggatggggagggagccCCCAGTCCCCGTTGCAAGGAGGGACCATGTCCTGGGGCAAGGTGAGGGTCTGCCATGGGTGGGAGAGGAGACGGGCATGGGAAGGGGCCCAGCATCTCTACATGAGCCAAATGCTCCCAGCCCAGAGGAGACTAGCTCAGACCAGCCCAGGAGAGCCCATGGGACTTGCCGAGGTTGGGACCTCTTCTGAGCCCACCCTGCTGTCCTGTCCCCCTTCACCAGAGCCCCAGATAACCTCTCCTCCCTACGACACATGGAACATCACCGGGCAGGACGTCATCTTTGGCTGCGAGGTCTTTGCCTACCCCATGGCGTCCATTGAGTGGAGGAAGGACGgcacagagatgctgctgcctgGAGATGACCCCCACATCTCTGTCCAGGTGAGCAGTGTGCCTAGGGCATTGGACACGGCTCCAGGGTGACCCAGCCCTTCCCAGAGCTCATGGGCAACCAGACCTGAGGGTGGTCATCCTCTGGGGGTGGCCAAGCCTGGATGCCTGGGGATGAGAATGAGTGACCGGATCCTGAACACCATGAGGACTGGCTGAGCCAGTGCTGGTGTCTCAGTGGTAGGAGCCATCAGCGCAGCTCTCTTCTGCAATTTTCTCTAGTAGTTTTTGAacttgtgaatattttttaGGACCTGCAGAGTCCTGCAGCAGGCAgttccccacctccctgccttTAGTTTGCTCTGCCTGCTGGCTTCACTCGCAGCCCCgccagcagggctggaggagaggacCTCCCGAGGCTCCTTCCAGCCTGGGTCATCCTCTGCTCCCACCAGCAAATGCAGGCAATCCTTGCCTTTTTCTGCCCGCTGCTTTGACCAGGctcccctcccagggctggcacGCCCAGGGGTCAGCATCCTTCCTGTGGCCAGCCCCAAATATAGTGCCAAACTGGGCGTACCCAGCTATTAGAGGGTGTGGGCAGAGGCACAGGGGCCGTGCACCACAGCCAGGCACCGGTGGGGTGGAAACTGTGGTGGGATGGATGGGGGGAGCCAGGGGAGCAGTTGGTGCCCAGCACAGTTGTGGGGTGACGTTCTGGTCCCCCTCCATCTTTCTGATCTTCACATCACCCCATACCCTGTCGCAGGGTCCAGCCGAGGACCTACATCCCAAGTAAAGGCTACCCTGCCTGGCTGGAGGAGACTTGGCTGTCCTCCGCCCCCCAGCCACCGCACCATAATAGCAGCCTGCAaacacagctgcagcccagctgggtCAGGAAAAGGTTATTTCTTGCTGGGGACAAACAGAAAATACCATGGTTGGTACCAGAGCAGTCCTGGGACCTCACTGTGTGCCAAAACAGAGGACTTGGCGCTGCTCTGAGCCAtcctgtgctggctgtgcccctcacGAAGCCCCCGGTAGAGTTTGCAGGGTCCCAGTCCTCCTGTGCTGCCAGTCTGCCTGTGCAGCTCGGCTGCTTCTCCCGCCCTGCCTCGTCCCatccccagctgtgctgcttcccagcgtgaccccaaacccccagaccACCCCAGCTGTGTGCCCGCAGCACAGATGTCCCCTTGCTTCAGCCACCCTGCAGAGCACTGACCCTGGCATCCTCCCACCGTTTGGGGACCATGGTTGCACTGGGGGCGCAGCTGGGAGTCTGGGGCACATCTGTGGGGTCCTGCCCAAAACAGGGCTCCCAGGCCCTCCCGGGGGCAAGAAGATGCCCATTCCCACCACTTCCCCTGGATAGCGGGAAAAGGGGGGACCTGCGTCCAGGGGGTCTGCACCTGCTCCCAGGGTGGTAGTTAGGCAGGGGGACAAAGGGTTTCCCTGGGCTTGTATCCCCCTTCCCAACCATCCCAGTCCCACACAGGGCTTTCCTCACCCCAGGGCTAACACAAATCCCTGCCTCTTGCAGTTCAGAGGTGGCCCCCAGAAATATGAAGTGACAGGCTGGCTCCAGATCCAGGGCGTGAGGGTGACGGATGAAGGCACCTACCGCTGCTTTGCCAGGAACAGGGTCGGGGAGGTGGTGGCATTAGCCAGCCTGACCGTCTTCACGCCGGGTGAGCACCGTGTCCTTGTCCCCACGCTCTTATTGGGATGAGGGAGGGGATGTTTGGGCAGGGTGCACTGGTGCGGTGGGAGCTGCCGGTacacagggctgtgctggggatgCCCCAGCAAGCCACCATGCACGGTTTGGCTTTGGTCttggtggggaaggggacaggacCTGGGGGGTCAATGTCACACTGTCCCTGTGCTGCCGTTTCAGACCAGCTCAACCTGACGGACTTTTCCCTGCCGAAGCCCCACACGACGCCCGAGGACTACGGGGGCAGTGAGGAGGACTATTACTAGCCCAGACGGGACATCTGGCTGCAGAGATCACCTTGCCCATGGTGGCTGTTCCCGGGGGTCGAGGACATCTCTGGAGCAAGCACCCCCAGCCCAAATATCCTTCTCTGGACAGTCCTGGCACAGCAGcctcttttttgggggtgggggacaggGTGACATATCCCTTTGCTGGGAGTGCTCAGGGAGGGGACACTGGCTGGTTGGTGGCACAGCTTTGGGAccaggggcagctctgcctgtggcaGGGTGGGTCTGTCCTCTGGCACCGAGCGGGGACGCGGTGGCAGGTGGGACGCTGCAGGGACAGCCATGCTGTATGTGACAAGGACTTGGTGCTGGGGGCAGAGGCAGCCTCGCTGGGAGAGGgaggccagggcaggggcatCTCAGCCCTGTGCAAAGCATTTTGGGGAAGTGGGAGTGGAGGGCTGGGACCTGGCTGTGACACCCACTGTGTCACCCCCAGGGCCAATCTGTGTCCCCCAAGGCAGGGACAGCCAGGCTTCTCCCCAGAACCTGGGGAACTTGCTGCCGAAACATTCTTCTTTCCCGGTTtgtttttaactggaaaagtAGTGATTTGAGGAAACCAGACACTTGTGGTTTTCAGTGCTGTCTTTGCTCCCCTGGACAACACTGGTCCAACCACCCATGTGGTCAGAAACATTTTGGCCTTTTTCAACCGactttgtgtttttccttccaAGCAGCTCTTTACTTTGCCATTTCAGTTAATGTTAGTTAAAATATACACGTAGGTCAAAGCTGACACAGACCAAGCGACTGTCCTGTATCCACAAGGATTGTTCTGGGGGTGAGGGAGGGTGCAAATACTATGGATGCTACTTTGTCTGTTGTGGGGGTGCTTGGATTGAGGAGCCCTCCTGCCCATCCTGGTGTTCACAGCTGGTCCTGGCATGGGTCCCGCCCCTCTCACCCTGCATGGGGATTGGGGTCCCCAGCAGACCATCCCCTGTGCGGTGGGGATGCATCAGGCTGGCTCTTTGCACCCCTGTGTCATTTTGGGTCCAATCCTGCCTCTGTCCATCTTCATCCCAGGGTCCTGTGGCCTGTGACACCGGGGTCTCCATGCAGGTGACCATATCCTTGCCATCATGGAGGGgacacagcagctctgtgcctggcTGGGGAAGGACAGGGAAGCTCCTGTTTCCACtggaaatgcttcatttttaaagaaaacccaccTGCCTCCCAGAGCTGGTGATTTAGAGCAAATCGTCATTTtgggggagggtgggaaggaagCCCAGAGCTGCGCTGTGCTGCCTCACGCCCAGAGAGGGCTAGCAGGACCCCTTCCCACAGGCATCCGGGGCTGAGCTCCAACTCAGGGGGTGCTTTGCCCTGCAGACCAGCAGAATTTAAAGGACTTTTGAGACTCAAAATCCCCCCATGGACCAAACCACTCTCGGTTACTCAGTCCCAGCTCCAGGGAGGTCCGGAGCTGCAGCGGGGAGCCAGACCCCGGGAGGAAGAAGTTGGCCGgtccccaggcaggagcaggcaggatgTGATGAGGGCTGGTGGCTCGGGCGCCACgctgctctccttcccttgttttttcttttcttttcttcctctttctctcgGGAGCTGGAGCAGACGATGCAATTACGGCATTGAAACCTgaacaaggaaataaaagggaTTTGTCTGGAGTTGGCAGCAGAGCAAAATTCCTGCAGCCAGTGAGGCTGGGCCAGCCCTGGCCCCTGCGTCGCAGCCTGacggggcacagccagcagcgCTGCTGCCCTGCTTGCCTGCCTGCTGGGCTGCCTGTCCTCTCTAGCAGCAAAGTCCTCGTCTGGGGAAACGCAAAAGCCACCCATATCTTAGTTTCTTCTTCCATCTAACAGCATAATATCCTCCTGGGGCTGCTACGTCAGAGGGTATTTGGGAGAGACCAGGGACAGAAACGTGCTgttggcttttattttgctttttttgggtGCAAAACCTGCTTTTGGAGAAGCCAGGCCATTTTCACCCGTTCTGATCCCCTCCTCGTTTTGCACACAAATTGGCTGGTGGAACTGGGCCATGCTTAGGCtgaggctgctgtggggaaacATGAGAGTGTCCTGGAGCTTCGGCAGGAGAGAGCTGCTCGCTGGGGTCCCCGCCGGTGCCCGGGGCTGGACCCCGGCCAGGGCTGCCATGCCAACCCTCCCCAGGGCCATGGTCCCTCTGCCCGCCCTGCCCACATTGGTACAAATCCAGGTCATGCCTGGTGTGGGTGCAATGCTGGGTTGGCTGGGGGTGGTCAGATGGGTCAGACCCCCATCCCTGGCTCTCTGTGTGCTCTGCAAGGTGATGTCCCGCCTGGGCACAGGTGGGCATCCACATTTTGGCCTCAGTCCCTGCCCCCCTCAGCTCCATACCCGGTCCCTGTGGTACCCCGCAGGTACCTGGCAGGGGATGCTGTCAGCTCTCACTCCTGCCCTGcaaggagggcagcaggggTGTTGTGGCTGAGAGAAGGGGGACCTTGAGCAAGAGCCCTTGGCCAAAATTAACCAAACTAGGGGCTGTTTCTCCCAGTTTCCCCAGATCCCAGTGTGGGAGAGGGCTGTCTGGGTTGCAGGCTGGCAGCTCGGCCAGTATTGGGGCTCCACTCCCACCAAGATGAGGGGCGGCAGAGCGGCCCCAGGGGCATggtgtccccccgccccagctccTGGCCTTGCCATTTCCAGccacttaaaaattaaaagagccAATATCGCTGCACGGCTGGAATCGGTCACTGCCACAGAGCTTAATTGAGGTTATTTGTTGGCTCTAAAAACGTTTTGTCAGCTCTTGCTACCGGCTGCTTGGATGCttcccacagcccctgccccatggaGGGGGTCCCCCCTGCCTGCTCAGCTCCAGGTACCTGGAGGGTCCCGAGGACCCAGCCAAACCTCGCCTGGTGTCAGTGTGGAGACAGAGATCATGCCGCAACAGTATGCAGCACCGAATCCCTTCACTGACTGATTTTTGGGGCCGTTGCTTTCTGGGGACAGAGGGGCCCCAGCG
It includes:
- the KAZALD1 gene encoding kazal-type serine protease inhibitor domain-containing protein 1, with amino-acid sequence MSEAKILSSSCLVLSLLSLHWASLQLGQAFPSTSDYLQRGWQRLLEEGEGCAKCRPEECPAPRGCLAGTVRDACDCCWECANLEGQICDLDNTNHFYGKCGEHLECRLDAGDLRHGEVPEPQCACLSHLALCGSDGKTYAQICRFLEVARAHPDANLTVAHEGPCESEPQITSPPYDTWNITGQDVIFGCEVFAYPMASIEWRKDGTEMLLPGDDPHISVQFRGGPQKYEVTGWLQIQGVRVTDEGTYRCFARNRVGEVVALASLTVFTPDQLNLTDFSLPKPHTTPEDYGGSEEDYY